CCGCGGCGGCCCCTGCGGCGGCCCCTGCGGCGTCCCCCGCGGCGCCCCCCGCGGCCCCCGCGGCCGCCGCGGCGGCCCCTGCGGCGCCCCATGCGGCGGCCCATGCGGCGGCCCCTGCGGCCCATGCGGCGTCCCTTGCGGCGGCCCCTGCGTCCCTTGCGGCGTCCCTTGCGGCGTCCCTTGCGGCGGCCCCTGCTGCGGCCCCTGCGGCGGCCCCTGCGGCTTGCAGCTCCTCTGCTGTGGCCTGCCCGTTGGCGTAGCGCCTCACCACGGCGATACAGTCCCGCACTCTCGTGTCGCCGGGGCACTGCCTCTCGAAATTGGGCAACGCCCTCTCCGCGCAGTCGGCGGAGAACAGCCGCGCTAGTTTGTTGGCGGCGGGCTGGTCGGTGGCACAGCGCAGGCACCATAGCGTGTCGCCCAGACCGAGAACGTCGAGAACCTCGGTGAGAGGGAACGGCCGGGTCATCGGCCACTTTGCGCCACTCTTGTGCTTGCGGAACCTGGTGTAGGATTCAACGCAGGCCCCCGCCGCCTTACATAGTTTAAACGTGGTGTAGATCATTTCGCGGCCTCCAGCATTTCCCGGCATCCCCGGCACCCGCCGATGATGTGCGATGCGATCAGCCTGTTCGGGCTCCCTGCGGGTTCGCTCATACATTCCTTGAGGTAGCCGAGGGACGCCCCGCACCTGGGGCAGAGCGTGATGGTTTCCGTGCTGGTTTCCCTGATAGCCGTGGTCATTTCGTTTCCCCCCTGCGAATCATACGTTGTGCTATGAACTGCACCCACTGGCGAGTGACGCCGAACTTCTTAGCTGCCTTTGTCTGGCATCCCCTTCGGAAGTTCTGAGCCCTCAGATAGTCCTCAATGGCTTTGGTCTGTGCCGTTTTCTGTGTCAACATACTCGTACTTTATACCCTATGCAAGATATTGTCAAAGATAGTGACAGTGAATGGGAGGCCCATGACAGGGCTACGAACTCACGCGGTTAGCTATGGTGAAGTCGCTGGAAGTCACTTGTGGTGATTTATTGGGAGTCAATGGAGATGGTGCTGCGGTATGCCGAAGCGGTGGACGACATCGAGGCACTCAAGTCTCATAGCCGGTTCTCCCCGGCAGAGGCGCTAGGGATACGCTAGGGCATCGTCACCATAGAATCTCACACAGGCCGGGGGCTCTCCGGGCGGCTACCGACCGGACAAGGGTGGCTACCGGGCCTACCGCTGCCTCTCGGCGGTACGGGCCGACCGGAAGTGCAACCTCGGCGTGATCCCGGCGGACAGCCTCGAGGAGAAAGTCTGGCGGAAAGTCTGCGACGGCCTGGCCAAGCGCGAGGTCATGGTGCCGATGGTGGACAATGCCACGGCGTCAGAGGTCACGACATTGGACAGCGAGCGGGCCCTGGCCGAGGGGCGGCTGAAGGCCTCGAGGGCTGAGGAGGGCCGCTTTATCCGGCTGTACGGGCAGGGCGTCCTCGATGATGTGCGGCTTGCTGCGGAGATGGCCCGCTGCCGGCGTGAAATCGGCGAGGCTCAGGCGGAACTGGACAGGCTCAAGGCGCTGGCCGAGTCTCAGGCCACGGGCGCCCGGTGGCGCGAGGTCGTCATGGAGCGCCTGGAAAAGCTCGGTGAGCTCCTGCCCGGGGCCGACACCATGACCCGGCGTGTGGTGCTGGAGGCTCTCGACATAACGGTCACGGTTTCGGGGCGGAACCTTGAGCCGGAGGTGTCGGGGCGGGTCGTGGTTGACCGGGAGCAGACATCGCGTCCATGTCGATGGACCGCAGAACAGCGCGGCTCTAGTCTACACCAACCCCCACAGGTGAACGCACAGCACCCACCAGCCAACCATGCAGAACCAGGGCACGAACAGCACGAGCAGGGGATGGCTGCGCACCCAGCGTCTAAGAACGTTTCGCCAGTCGTACCGGCCGGTATCTCGCCGCGCGCGCCGGGCTAGAGTCGCCCAGTAGAAGGCCAGCACGGCCACGCTGACCACCACCGGGGCGGCGATCCACCACACCGGGTATGATTGGGCACACTCCCGTAGATACCACGTCCAGGGATGCGGCAGGCCCATGATGTTGTGCCAGAGGGCGTAGTACCAGGGGCCGGCGAAGAACCACACAGCCAGGGCGATGACGGCCGCGGCACCGGCCAGGGCGATTGCCAGGATGCGCCACTTCTTACTCACGCTGTACCTTCCCTCGAATGGGCCGGTGCAGACTGGCCATTCTTGCCCCATCCGTCAATTTCCCGGTGAGTCTCTTCGTCTCGGCCGCGGCTGCCTTCAACCGCTGAGTGAGCTGCCAGACTTCTCTGACAAGCTCGGCTGTGTTCTCTGTCACTTTGCCGCCTCAGTAGGCCCGGACTTCCTGAACCAGAACTGGTACATCAAGGTGAAGACGACGACGAAGGCGCTCGTCACCTGTCCCACGATCTGCCCGATCCCCACGCCGACGAACAGCGACACGGTGGGGTCAATGGACTTCAAGAGGTCCAAGCCGAACCGGTCGAGCAGAATCAACGGCGTGGCAAACAGGACGGCCACCCATGCCGCCGCCATGCCGACCGTCACCAAGAAAACCGGCCAACGGTAGTCTTTGAATGTCATGGCAGCACCGCCTTTTCAACTTCGGTAATGCGTGTCCCGTAGTCACGGAGAGTATCGTCATGTTCGTCCAGCCGCTTCTCGTTGCGCTTGAAACGCAACTCAGTCGCCTTGTCCTCCAGCCCGTGTAGCTTCCCGGCGGTCTCCTGGCATTTCGCCACAGCCTTCTCAATCAACTTCGGCAGCGACAGCACGTTCCATAGTTGCACGCCCAGAATGGAAAAGAACAGACCTACCACGATGCCCAGTAACCAGGCAAACTCAGGATGCTCTAGCATTTTGCCTCTCCTTTGAGGTGCCGGAAGTACCATATCAGTAGTTCGAGGCCCAGAATGACAGTGCCGGCGCACATTGCCAGGCTTCCGATCACGATTGCCTTATTGCCTTCCACCCACGCCACCGAGTCGTACCAGAGCAGCATCGACGCCGAGACACCAATCCACCCGGCGCAGGCGATGAGCAGGCCGAAGGCGAACAGACTTGCGCAGCGATGTTTCATACTAGTGCAACTCCCACTCGTACCACGAAACGAGCGTGATCGAGCCGGCGCCCACAACGCTCCCCGTCGAGTCGAACTTGTAGTAATAGCCATTGGGCACCATTATCGAGAGCGCTGCAATGCCATTGGTGGTGGCATCGGCCTGAGAGTTTTGAATCGCCACGGTCGTGGCCGGAGGCGAAGCCACTCCGAGGTAGGCATTCAGGCGCGCGAAGTTCGCGGCAATGTTCGACACCATGATGGTGACGGAGATGAACATCATCTTCCCGCTGGTATTCTGATAATTTGTCCCGAGAGCCCGCCCCCCGGGAGATGAGTAGGCCAGGGTATTGAGTTTGTCAGTTTCGCCCTTCAGGTAGAGCTCGTTATCCCTGACGTGGGTATTGAGCATCGCCGCCGTGACAATCTCGCCAGTAGCCCATGTGCGCGGTGCTGTCCAAGCCATCTCAGCGCTCCTTTACCACGACAACCGTGTGCCGGTGTCGAGTTGATCGGTATCCAGAAGCCAATAGGTGAAGATTTCGGCG
The sequence above is a segment of the bacterium genome. Coding sequences within it:
- a CDS encoding putative immunity protein produces the protein MIYTTFKLCKAAGACVESYTRFRKHKSGAKWPMTRPFPLTEVLDVLGLGDTLWCLRCATDQPAANKLARLFSADCAERALPNFERQCPGDTRVRDCIAVVRRYANGQATAEELQAAGAAAGAAAGAAARDAARDAARDAGAAARDAAWAAGAAAWAAAWGAAGAAAAAAGAAGGAAGDAAGAAAGAAA